The Gloeobacter violaceus PCC 7421 DNA window GGTCTGGGTGCCGATCGAGCCGGTGGAGCCGAGCAGAGCGATATGCTTCACAAAGATTTACCAGCAACTAACCGGTATTGTCCCGTGCGCGCGGATGACTGGCAAGCGGATGGGTATCGGGGTGCACTTACGGACACCGGACACATGAAACCCGAAACTGTATCAGCGCTTGCGATTTTTGCGCCACAGGCCGTACATCCGCTCGGCATCGGCGGCGGCCTGGGCGCGCTCCCGGGCCAGATAAATCTCGAGTGCCTGGGAAGGTCCGTACTCCAACTCTGTCCGGCGCACCGCCCGCGCTTCGTCGCGGGCCAGGTAGGCGCTGCGCCGTGTGCGGTTGGTGGTGCGCGGTGCATCCCGTCGGGTGTTGGTGACCGGGGAGGGCTCCGACTTGAGGACCACTTTTTTGCGCGCCCGGACCGGGGAGGCTGCAACCCTACGGCCGGAGCCGGTGTTGCGTTTGCGCAGCACCGGGGAGGGGCGGGCGGACCGGGCGGGTCTGGCGGCAGCCTCGCTGCGGGTCGCGTCCGTTTTTTCAGGGCGTGCGGGGCGGGACTTTGGCCCCCGAGGCGGTGGGATGGGGCGCACAAGCTCGCGCTTTTGGGCGGGGGGGTCGGCCGGTATCGGCGGCAAGGCGGGCGGCGTGTTCACCCGAGCCAGCCGTTCGGGTAGTGCGCCAGCGCTCCTGGCCTGCGGCTCGGTCGGCCGGTCCTGCCAGTAGCGCGCCGCTCCGGCACCCCCCAGCCCCAGCAGGCCCACGACCCCCACCGCCAGCCCGAGACGGGGCAAGGTCAACCGACGTCGCCCGGCCGGCGCAGGCGAGGCGGCCTCGGGTTGCAAGGAAGGCGCCGGTACCAGGGCCTCCGGCGGCGCGGGGATGTACAGGTGGACCAGATGGCCCTCCTCCAGCAGCCGGTGACCGGCGGTGCGCGCCTGCGCCGGAATCATCACCCCGGGACGCTCGGGCCGGTAGCTCCACAGGTCTGGTGCGGGCACAGCTTCGATGCGCTCAGGCAAGCAGCGGCGATCGTCGATCGCTGCCGGACCCCGCTGCAGACAGGTGAAGACGTTCTCCAGCTTCGTCGCGTCGAGGGTGTCTTCGAGGTAGTAGCACAGAAAATACGGTACATGGCCACGGCCAAATTCATCGCCGCCGTCGTCGTACAGCCACCCGAACAGCTGGTGACCGGAGCCGGCCTGGTGCAGGTAGACCGAGCGATAACCCTGCTGGGGCAGTTCATAGGGATTCCAGTGGCGCTCGACCACCTGCTCCAAAAACACCCTGCGCACCTCCGGCGGCACCCCGGCGCTGGCGAACAACTGAAAGCCCTGTCCGGCGACACTGGTGTAGACGAGTTGGCCAAAGGTGAGCATAGCGGCTCGCGCGCTCCTTTGCGTGCGGATGGTGGCTTGCAATCGCGACCGGCTGTAAATTGCCGACACTTGCGATCAGAAACAGCCTTTTCCCCTAGGAATTCACAGAAATATACAACGCTTTACATTGAATGAGCGATACCCGCCGTGAAGGCCAAACTTCCATCGAGGGCGCAAGGATGGTGCAAGTGTATCCTATAAAAATGGGAAATCCACTTGCATCCACACGCAATCGAATAGTGAGTTACGGAGCCGGTGGGCCGTTTGCCAGGGATTTGAGGTAACCGGTGGGTGGATAGAGGGAATATTGCACCCGCAGCCGACCGTCCTTGGCCGGCACAACACCGAGCGTGCGCAACTGGGCGAGAGCCGCTCGGCGGGTGGGTCCGTCACCGGCATTGGCGTAGATTTCCTGCCAAATAGTTCGTCGGGTCCAGTTGACGGCCGGTGCCGATTCGAGGTGCTTCGACAGTACCCACCATTGGTTGGCGAGGATCTGTCCGGCTGCACCGAAGCGGACGGCGGCCAGCCCCGCCGCGCGGCGCAAGCAGTTGACGGCAAGGGGATGATTACCGGAGTAAAGAAAGTGAACAAAGCCACGAAACTGCCAAAGGGCAATGCTGTCGGGGTTGTGGCGCAGGCCCCGGGCCAGAAGCCGCTCCGCCAAGTCGGGCCTGCCCATGCCGTAGGCCACCGATAGATTGGCGAGCAGATAGGCGGGCTCAAAGTGGGGATTCAGGCGGTTGATGGCATCGATAAAAGTGTAGCTATCGGTGTAGCCCAGACGTTGGCGCATCCGGTGGTCGCCCAGGTACTGCACGAAGCGCAGCCACAGCCAATCGGCGGCGAGATTGCGGTGACCGAGAGCCGGCACCGAGGACACCGGCAGCGGTGGATGGTCCGTCCGAAACGCCTGGGGAACGGCACGGTTTGCCGCGAGCCTGTTCGCCTGCAAAGCGAGCATGAGCGCGCAGCAAACCGCGCCGGCGCCTAAGGCGCGAAGCGTGTTCGCCATGGCCCGGCTTAGCGGGTCGGGTTGGCGTCGATGACGATCTTGGCGGCGGACTTGAGATAGGAAGCCGCCAGCCCGCGCACCTGGGTGCCGGCGGCGGTGGCCGCTCCGCCGTCGACGTTGATGGCAAAGTCGGTGTTGCTGTTGGCTACCGCCGTCTGGCCGCCCGCCTGGTGGGCGATGGCCCACTTGGTGCCGTCGGCGGGGGCGGCGCTCACAAAACGGGTGGCGTCGTGGCCCACTTGGATCGCAGCCTGCAGTTCGTTCAGGTCGACCCCCGTCTGGACAAGGGTGCCCCCCAGGGTATCGGCGTTGGCGGCGGGTACACCACCGGCACCCATCGTGCCGGCGGTGTAGTAGGCGCCTGTTTCGTTGAGATAAGCTTCCTGGGCGGTTTTGCCCGCGTCGATGGCGGCGGTCGCCTCGGTGGTCTTCGCTTTGCCGGTCTGGCCCAGAAAGTTGGGCAGGGCGACGGCGGCGAGGATGCCGACGATGATCACGACCACCAACAGTTCAATCAGGGTAAAGCCCCGGGGGGCGCGCTGGGATGCCATGGAAAGTACTCCGGTTGCGACAAGTTCAGGGTGCCCCGCAGCAACGTATTTCTAACGCCTGCCAAAGCGCACCCGCCAACTGTCTTTGGGTCTGCGCGCCTACAAATTTTAATGCTCTACACTTTGTAAAAATCATCCCGTCGCGCCGATGACCCGCGATCCTTCCGCCGAGCCGCCCCTTGTCGAATTACCGCCCCCACCGGGCTGGGTAGGCCGGGTGCTAAACCGCGTCGAAGCGGTAGGCAACCGCCTGCCCGACCCGCTGACACTGTTTGCGCTATTTGCCCTTGCCATGCCGGTGCTCAGTTGGCTGGCGGTCCAGAGCGGCTGGAGCGTCGTCCATCCGGTGAGCGGCAAAACCATCGAAGCGTTCAACCTGCTCACCCCCGAGGGCATCCGCCGGATGCTCACCGAGGCGATTGCAAATTTCACCGGCTTCCCGCCGTTGGGGATCGTGCTGGTGGTGCTGCTGGGCATCGGCGTGGCCGAGCGCAGCGGCCTGATCGCCGCACTGCTCACCCTGTCGGTGACGGCGGTCCCGCGCGCCTTGGTGACCCCGACGCTGGTTTTCACCGGGGTGAACGCCTCGGTCGCGGCGGACGCCGGGTTCGTGGTGCTCATTCCCCTGGGGGCGGTGCTGTACCTCGGGCTTGGCCGCCACCCGCTCGCGGGGCTCTGTGCCGCCTTCGCCGGGGTCTCCGGCGGCTTCTCGGCCAATTTGCTCATCACCTCGCTCGATCCGCTACTCGCCGGATTCACCCAGTCGGCGGCCCAGCTGTTTGATCCGGCCTACCAGGTGGCGCCGACGGCCAACTACTACTTCATGGCCGCCTCGGTCTTTTTGCTCACCGGCCTGGGCTGGTTTGTCACCGAGCGGATCGTCGAGCCGCGCCTGGGGGTGTGGCAACGCCCGACCGGCTTTCCCGACCCACCGAGCGCGGATCTGAGCGCCCGCGAGCGCCGGGCCGCCTGGATTGCCCTGGTGAGTTTCGTTGTGATCCTGGCGGTGTTCGCCTGGCAGGGACTGGCGCCAGGAGGGCTGCTCAACGGCGAAAACGGCGATCTGAAGCCCCTATTTCAGTCGCTCATTCCGATTATTGCGATTGCTTTTTTGGTGCCGGGTCTTATCTACGGCGCACTCACCGGCAGCATCCGCGACGATCGGGCGGTGGCTGCGATGATGGCCGAGACGATGGCGACGATGGGTGCCTACATCGTGCTCGCCTTCGCCGCCGCCCAATTTATCGCCTATTTCAACTGGTCGAATCTGGGGATTATGGTCGCCATCGCCGGGGCGAATTTTCTCAAAGGCATCGGTCTGACCGGCATTGCGCTGCTGCTGCTGTTTATTCTGTTTGCCGCCCTGTTGGACCTGTTCATCGCCTCGGCTTCTGCGAAGTGGGCGGTGATGGCCCCGATCTTCGTGCCGATGCTGATGGGTCTGGGCTACAGCCCCGAACTCACCCAGGCGGCCTACCGGGTGGCCGATTCGTTTACCAATGTGATTGCCCCGCTACTGCCCTATTTCCCGCTCATCGTCGTCTTCGCGCGCAAGTACGAACCCGATCTGCGCCTAGGATCGCTGCTTGCCGCGATGCTTCCGTACTCGATCGCCTTTGGCCTCGGCTGGTCGGGATTGTTCGTGCTCTGGTACCTGTTCAACCTGCCCCTCGGACCGGGGGCACCGCTACTGTACGTTCCCCGATGAGGCCTATTGCATCCGGTTCGCCCGTCACTTCTTCTAACCAAGCACGCTTGACTTTTGCAACGCAATCGGCCATGTTCACCCCGAATCTCCTTCGCAAAGCCGACGCGGAGGGCACCCCCTGTCCAGTTACCGTGTCCACATATACTGTTTTGTGCCCCATGAGTTGCCGCAATCCCCGGGTTCTCGTCGTCGACGATCAGCCCGACAACGTGATGTTCCTGATGCTGGCCCTGGAGATGGAGGGTCTGGAAGTGGTGGCTGCGGGCGGCGGCCGGGAGTGCCTGGAATTGGTGCACCGGCAGGCCCCGCAGCTGCTGGTGCTCGATGTGATGATGCCGGACCTCGACGGAAGGCAGGTGCTGGCCCGGTTGCGCTCGGACCCTGAATTGCCGCACTTCCCGGTGATGATGCTGACCGCCGACCGCTCGCCGTTGGAGTCGTACTCGCCCAGGCCGGACCGGCTCCTGCACAAACCCGTGGCCCTCGATGAACTGACGGCGGCGGTGCGCGAGTTGCTGCACGCCGCCGGCCGGCCTTCGTAGGCGACTGGGGGCGGCACCGTTGCCGAACCGCTGCGATTATCCGCAGGACTTGCGGATGCAAAGGCCGTTGGTCCTCTACAATCGTGAGCATTCACGGGTGCTTGGAAGGTGCTGGGGGCGGAAGTGATTCGTCGGAACCGGTTCCTTCCACTCCACTATTGACTCGCCAGCCATGGACTTCAGCAAACTACTTGCAGACCGGAGCGATGCGATCATCGAGCAGTGGATCGCGGCCGTCCGCTCCGACCGCCGGATCAGCAGCGACGACGGACTGCCCTACTCCGCCGTGCGCAACAGTTTGCCCGATGTGCTCAGGGCAATGGTCACCGTCCTTTCCCAGACGGAGAAGAGCGACACCGGACTGCTGGTGAGCAAAAGCCTGGTGCACGGTTCCCTGCGGGCCAGCCAGGGTTTCAACCCCGCTGAAATTGCCCAGGAGTATCGGTTGCTGCGCCGGGTGATCTTCACGGTCCTGGATGGGGAAATGACGCGCGGTTCAATAACCGGGGTGGTGCGGGCCGTCCATCTGATCAACGAGGTGGTGGACGAGGCGATCGCTTCTTGCTTCCAAAGCTACGTGGATGAGCGCCTGCGCGAACTGGCGCAACTGCAAAGCCAGTTGTTGCTCACCAATCAAGAACTTGGCCGGTTGGTGCGCGCCCACCAGGACAATCTCTCGGTGCTGGCCCACGAGTTGAAGACTCCCCTCAATTCGATCATCGGCTATGCAAATCTCTTTTTGCGCACCGGCCGTACCCGCACGGACATCGGGGACACCCTGCCCGACTTCGAACACATCGAGCGGGTGGTGCGCAACGGCACCCGGCTGCTGCACCTGATCAACGATGCGCTGGAGTTTTCGCGCTCGGAGGCCGGGCAGACCCGGTTGCACCTGGAGGCGGTCGCGCTGCGCCCGACAGTCGAAGAAGTGGTCGAGACGATCCGGCCGCTGGCCGCAGCGCAGGGTTTGGAAGTTTCGCTCGATTGCGGGTTGGCCCCCCAGACCGTAGCGAGCGACAGCATGCGCCTGCAACAAATCCTCACCAACCTGCTCAGCAATGCCGTGCGCTACACCCCGAGCGGTTCTGTACGGGTGGAGTGCAAGGCTGTGGACGACAGACACTGGTCGGTCGCCGTGAGCGACACTGGTCTGGGCATCGCCCCCGAAGATCAACCCCACATCTTCGAGCCCTACTCGCGTTTCAGCTGCAACGAGCGCAGCCGGACCGAAGGCACCGGGCTCGGGCTTGCGATCGTCTCCCAACTGGTGAACCTGCTGCAGGGCAAAATCGCGCTGGTCTCTGAACCCGGTGTCGGCTCGACATTCACTGTGACCTTCCCTGTGCAAGTCCAATCTCTCACAGCCCAGAACACACCGATTTGAGCATAGGTAGCTGAGCTGCAGCAGCCAGCCGAACTGTCCGGCGCAGGAAAACCCACTCACTTCAGAGCATGAAGTGAGCGGATATCCTTGCGCCGGTCGGCAAAAGCGACGGCTTCGCCAATGGTCAAGCGAAACGCCTGGCCGCCGCATCGCCTCCGGTTTTACTGGCTCTGCTCAACTGAGGTTGAAAGGGCAGACCCTACAACTGGGCGCACTGGTCTTCTTTGTTGCCCTGGACGACATTCTCCCCGCCGACCGGGGCAGGGTTGTTCTCTTTGCACTGCAGGTTTCCGTCGATGTTGTTGGCGGTAATCGTGAGGCCGCCGTTGTTCTGGAAAGCCTGGAGATTTCCCCCGATGGTGTTTTTGTAGGCGATCAGACTTTTGGAGTTGCTGTCGAACAACAGATCCCCTGCAATCTGGACGCTGTCGATCCGGGCCGCACCGCCCTGGACGATCTGGATGCTGCCGCCGACGGTGGAGCGCGGTAGGACGTTGACCCGGGCGGCGTTTTCAGCCTGGACGTTGCCCTTGACCTGCACCTTGCTCGCTTTGAGCGTGGCGTTCGCTTCGACGTAGATGGTCCCCTCGACGCGGGTGCCGTTGAGGGTGCAGGTGGCGCCCTGGGGTACCCGGAGGTTGTCCACGGTGGTGGCGCCGAGGGAGCCGGTGCAGGTCGTCTCCTCGGCGCGGGCCGGGGCGATGGCCGCGAGATTGGCAACGGTCAAAGCCGCGAGGGCAAGGCCGATCGCCCGCTTTTGTGGGTAATGCATGAATGCGTGCTCCTTTTAGAAAAAGTTGTGCGAACGGAACAGAGTGCTCCTGCCGAATCGGCAAAAACACTCGCTTTGCGATGGTCTGGTGACTGGAATGCCTTCCGGTGCCGCTTCGAGCGGACTGAAAGCCCAGCGGGACAGGCCGGGCAAATCCGACTCGCCGTCACCGGGGGCCAAAACCCTATGGGTAACTTCGGTAGTTTATGTTACCCAATGCGCTCCGTCCATCGGCCCAAAGTTTGGAGCGTGAGCCCCGCGCCGTCGCTCAAAATCCTTCCAAAACGATCTTGCCTTTGGCCTGACCGCTCTCGATCAGGGCATGGGCCTTGCGCAGGTTTTCAGCGCAAATCCGTCCGAAATGCTCGCCCACGGTGGTCTGGATCACCCCGGCCTCCACCATTTGGGCCACCTCGTCCAACAGACGGTGCTGTTCGATGAGGTCGGCGGTCGTGAAAAGTGAGCGGGTGAACATCAATTCCCAGTGCAGCGACAGGCTCTTGCGCTTGAGCAGCGTCACATCGAGCGGCCCGGGATCGTCGATAAGAGCGAGCCTGCCCTGGGGCGCGAGCGCTTCGACCAGCTGGGCGTAGTGCGTGTCGGTCTGCGTCAGGCTCGCCACATAGGACACTTGCGGGATGCCGAGGCGCTGCAGTTGTTCAACCAGGGGTCTGGAGTGGTCGATGACGTGGTGGGCACCCAGATCCTGGACCCACTTTCGGGTTTCGGGCCGCGAGGCGGTGCCGATCACCGTGATCCCGGTCAACTGCCGCGCCAGTTGGGTGAGGATCGAACCTACCCCCCCGGCAGCCCCGACAATGAGCAGCGTCTCGCCCCGCCCGGTCCTGTCCCGGGCCACTTGCAGGCGATCGAACAGCAACTCCCAGGCGGTGATCGTCGTGAGCGGCAAAGCGGCGGCCCGGGCAAAATCGAGGCTCGCAGGCTTGCGGCCCACGATGCGCTCATCGACGGTGTGCAGTTCGCTGTTGGTGCCGGGGCGGACGATCGAGCCCGCATACCATACCGCATCGCCCGGTCGAAACAAACTCACCTCGGGCCCCACCGCGCGCACGACGCCGCTCGCATCCCAACCGAGCACCTTGATCTGGCCCTCCGGCGGCGCGGTGCCGCGGCGCACCTTCGTATCCACCGGATTGACGGAGATAGCCTTGACCTCGACGAGCAGATCGCGCCCGGCCACTGCCGGTTCCGGCAAATCGACATCGAGCAGCGCGTTCGGGTCGTCCACCGGCAGCGGCTGTCTGTAGCCCACGGCTTTCATAAACAACTCCTCAAAAAATTGTGGTCACTGATCGATTTTGACGGAAGCACCGATCGCACTACAGATGATCGATAATTCGAAGCCAACGGCTCCACGCTCAATCTGAAGGCTGATGGAAAAGCCCGCCGCGTTCTGCACCGTAGTGGCAAGCCCCGGATTTCCCTCCCACCGGCAACAGCAACAACCATGGACATCAACCACCGCATAGCGTCGATTCAGCTTGGCAGTGCCTGTGCTCTGATACTGCTCGGCGGTTCGCCCGCCCTTGCCCAGATCCCGGCCGGTTTTCAGCAAAGCCTGGTAAGCAGCGGTCTTGACGGCCCAACAGCGATGGAATTTGCCCCCGACGGCCGGCTGTTCGTCTGTGAAAAAGGGGGTGCCCTACGGGTGGCGGCGAACGGCAGCCTGCTGCAGGAGCCATTTTTAACCGTGGACGCTGCCACTGAGAGCGAGCGGGGACTGTTGGGGATTGCCTTCGATCCCGCCTTTGCCTCCAACCGGTACCTTTACGTCTACTACACCCGCGCGGCGGAGCCGATCAAAAACCGGATCAGCCGATTCACCGCCAGCGTTGCCAATCCGAACGTGGCCGAGCCGGGCAGCGAACTGGTCATCCTTGACAACATCGCCTCCGACGCCGGCAACCACAACGGCGGGGCCATCCACTTCGGGACCGACGGCAAACTGTACGCGGGCGTGGGCGACGGCGGGGCCAGTTCCAGCAACTCCCAATCGCTCTCGAACCTCTCGGGCAAACTGCTGCGCGTCGATCCGGGCGCTTACCCGAACATCGTCCCGCCGGACAACCCCTTCGTGGGCACCAGTGGGGCACGCGGTGAAATCTGGGCTCTGGGGCTGCGCAACCCGTTTACCTTCGCTGTCCAGCCGGGCACGGGCACCATCTTCATCAACGACGTCGGTTCAAACGCCTGGGAGGAAGTCAACCGTGCGGCCAAAGGCGGCAATTACGGCTGGCCCGCAGTGGAAGGGAACGCGGATGATCCCGATTTTATCGATCCCGTCTACAGCTACCCACGCGGCAGCAGCGCCTCGATCGCCGGCGGGGCATTCTATCAGGCCACCCAGTTTCCGGGGGCCTACACCGGCAACTACTTTTTTGCCGATTACATCCAGGGCTTCCTCCGCCGTTTGCTACCCGCCGACTACACCCAGGTGCGCGAGTTCGCCGGGGGGCTAGACGGCGTGGTCGATCTCAAAGTCGGCCCCGACGGGCAGTTGTACTGGCTGTCGATCAATAGCGGCGAGGTGTACAAAATCGGCGCGCTGCCCATCCGGGGCGATTTCAACGCTGATCGCACCTCTGAAATTCTCTGGCGGTTACCTGAGACGGGGGCCAATCTTCTCTGGCTGATGAGCGGCACCACCCAGACCGGCGTCGCCTATCTGCCGGCGGTGGCTGATCCCAACTGGCAGATCGGGGGCACGGGCGATTTTGACGGCGACGGCAAGACCGATATACTTTGGCGCAACAGCGCGACCGGCGCCAATACCCTCTGGCGGATGAACGGCACGGTGTTTGCAGGAAGTGTTTCCCTGCCGCCGATGGGCGACAGGAACTGGAGCATCGTCGGCAGCGGCGATTTTAGTGGCGACGGCAAGAGTGATATTCTCTGGCGCAATGCACTCAGCGGGGCCAACAGTGTCTGGACGATGAACGGCACAGTCTACACCGGTGCGGTCGCGCTGCCGGCGGTGGCCGGTCCCGACTGGCAGGTGGTGGGGACCGGCCACTTCGACGGCGGCGGCAAACTGGACATCGTCTGGCGCAACCGGGCCACCGGCGCCAATACCGTCTGGCTCATGAACGGCACCACTTTTGCCAAATCGCTTTCCCTACCGAGCGTCGGGGATACCCGCTGGGAAATAGGCGGGGTAGGCGATTACAACAACGACGCCGCCCCCGACCTGGTCTGGCGCAACATCGCCACCGGCGAGAATGCCGTCTGGCTGATGAACGGAACAGTGTTTCTCTCCCGCCAATCCCTGCCGCTCGTCGCCGACGCCCGCTGGCAGGTGCGCGGCCCGCGCTGAATGTCTGCCGTCAGGCTTTTTTCTGGGCAATCGAAGCGCCCACGGCCTTTTTGACCGGGCCGCTCAGCAGCCACATCGCCCCGCCCGCGGCAAAGCACATACAGGCCATACCCAGGAAGAACGTCTCCTTGGGTATGCGCTCGATGTAAGTCCCCAGAAAGCCGCCCAGGTAGTTG harbors:
- a CDS encoding type IV pilin protein, giving the protein MASQRAPRGFTLIELLVVVIIVGILAAVALPNFLGQTGKAKTTEATAAIDAGKTAQEAYLNETGAYYTAGTMGAGGVPAANADTLGGTLVQTGVDLNELQAAIQVGHDATRFVSAAPADGTKWAIAHQAGGQTAVANSNTDFAINVDGGAATAAGTQVRGLAASYLKSAAKIVIDANPTR
- a CDS encoding AbgT family transporter, encoding MTRDPSAEPPLVELPPPPGWVGRVLNRVEAVGNRLPDPLTLFALFALAMPVLSWLAVQSGWSVVHPVSGKTIEAFNLLTPEGIRRMLTEAIANFTGFPPLGIVLVVLLGIGVAERSGLIAALLTLSVTAVPRALVTPTLVFTGVNASVAADAGFVVLIPLGAVLYLGLGRHPLAGLCAAFAGVSGGFSANLLITSLDPLLAGFTQSAAQLFDPAYQVAPTANYYFMAASVFLLTGLGWFVTERIVEPRLGVWQRPTGFPDPPSADLSARERRAAWIALVSFVVILAVFAWQGLAPGGLLNGENGDLKPLFQSLIPIIAIAFLVPGLIYGALTGSIRDDRAVAAMMAETMATMGAYIVLAFAAAQFIAYFNWSNLGIMVAIAGANFLKGIGLTGIALLLLFILFAALLDLFIASASAKWAVMAPIFVPMLMGLGYSPELTQAAYRVADSFTNVIAPLLPYFPLIVVFARKYEPDLRLGSLLAAMLPYSIAFGLGWSGLFVLWYLFNLPLGPGAPLLYVPR
- a CDS encoding response regulator, whose protein sequence is MSCRNPRVLVVDDQPDNVMFLMLALEMEGLEVVAAGGGRECLELVHRQAPQLLVLDVMMPDLDGRQVLARLRSDPELPHFPVMMLTADRSPLESYSPRPDRLLHKPVALDELTAAVRELLHAAGRPS
- a CDS encoding sensor histidine kinase — its product is MDFSKLLADRSDAIIEQWIAAVRSDRRISSDDGLPYSAVRNSLPDVLRAMVTVLSQTEKSDTGLLVSKSLVHGSLRASQGFNPAEIAQEYRLLRRVIFTVLDGEMTRGSITGVVRAVHLINEVVDEAIASCFQSYVDERLRELAQLQSQLLLTNQELGRLVRAHQDNLSVLAHELKTPLNSIIGYANLFLRTGRTRTDIGDTLPDFEHIERVVRNGTRLLHLINDALEFSRSEAGQTRLHLEAVALRPTVEEVVETIRPLAAAQGLEVSLDCGLAPQTVASDSMRLQQILTNLLSNAVRYTPSGSVRVECKAVDDRHWSVAVSDTGLGIAPEDQPHIFEPYSRFSCNERSRTEGTGLGLAIVSQLVNLLQGKIALVSEPGVGSTFTVTFPVQVQSLTAQNTPI
- a CDS encoding zinc-binding alcohol dehydrogenase family protein, producing the protein MKAVGYRQPLPVDDPNALLDVDLPEPAVAGRDLLVEVKAISVNPVDTKVRRGTAPPEGQIKVLGWDASGVVRAVGPEVSLFRPGDAVWYAGSIVRPGTNSELHTVDERIVGRKPASLDFARAAALPLTTITAWELLFDRLQVARDRTGRGETLLIVGAAGGVGSILTQLARQLTGITVIGTASRPETRKWVQDLGAHHVIDHSRPLVEQLQRLGIPQVSYVASLTQTDTHYAQLVEALAPQGRLALIDDPGPLDVTLLKRKSLSLHWELMFTRSLFTTADLIEQHRLLDEVAQMVEAGVIQTTVGEHFGRICAENLRKAHALIESGQAKGKIVLEGF
- a CDS encoding PQQ-dependent sugar dehydrogenase; protein product: MDINHRIASIQLGSACALILLGGSPALAQIPAGFQQSLVSSGLDGPTAMEFAPDGRLFVCEKGGALRVAANGSLLQEPFLTVDAATESERGLLGIAFDPAFASNRYLYVYYTRAAEPIKNRISRFTASVANPNVAEPGSELVILDNIASDAGNHNGGAIHFGTDGKLYAGVGDGGASSSNSQSLSNLSGKLLRVDPGAYPNIVPPDNPFVGTSGARGEIWALGLRNPFTFAVQPGTGTIFINDVGSNAWEEVNRAAKGGNYGWPAVEGNADDPDFIDPVYSYPRGSSASIAGGAFYQATQFPGAYTGNYFFADYIQGFLRRLLPADYTQVREFAGGLDGVVDLKVGPDGQLYWLSINSGEVYKIGALPIRGDFNADRTSEILWRLPETGANLLWLMSGTTQTGVAYLPAVADPNWQIGGTGDFDGDGKTDILWRNSATGANTLWRMNGTVFAGSVSLPPMGDRNWSIVGSGDFSGDGKSDILWRNALSGANSVWTMNGTVYTGAVALPAVAGPDWQVVGTGHFDGGGKLDIVWRNRATGANTVWLMNGTTFAKSLSLPSVGDTRWEIGGVGDYNNDAAPDLVWRNIATGENAVWLMNGTVFLSRQSLPLVADARWQVRGPR